The proteins below come from a single Stomoxys calcitrans chromosome 1, idStoCalc2.1, whole genome shotgun sequence genomic window:
- the LOC106093702 gene encoding uncharacterized protein LOC106093702 yields MTHYLHKRDIPSHTEVRRCCEHQHCVCKECEEVPECSEDQVAIEIHKGDGEPGNCCSLFKCVAKQQCVMGVKQTYWKTKCLKCSCFGEREMCEDHCPPEDVIQNCFSDYHQEMMSNGETWMEGSCVSCSCDEGDKRCVTPICKSLDCKNIITAEDECCPRCAEAGDEEVEEDVNEVVSMPEEVEKEPAMEKNTSTKVNATPSSISSTVKETMVDEVSNSEAVADQTTSSAATTTPTSYDVDGNTTLDKSSTVEYVEKNYTAVTLSTNSDQSTESSSTLAASTFNITTISSSSMETTEKTPTSENVEISTSTMTETSEAYNSSTQSSSTQDENDTTTDKSESEGQLSNATSSTETYSTQTSTDSSSTPLANSSLYNSVSTSNIESSTATENTVAEMESEKEISSSTAKSTTPDNSNSTQTLTKSTSTNEQENSSAVSTHKYAQEPDEETSTVNSTTETTLNTSTEKISTSVPYTPSPASSTQPSTSSPLTETALNTGTDRSSSTTHEVHVSSSSTTSSTSAPELLEPLRQREASPFEDADFINQSTQHQRRSVFDVTDYAMIAFVIGTLLVIALCLIVRCTKNRKKMYCSIPNSETSLSQNSTHTMMTV; encoded by the coding sequence ATGACTCACTATCTACACAAACGAGATATACCCTCGCATACAGAAGTACGACGATGTTGTGAACATCAACATTGCGTCTGCAAAGAGTGTGAGGAAGTGCCCGAGTGTAGTGAAGATCAGGTGGCCATTGAAATACACAAAGGTGATGGAGAGCCAGGAAATTGTTGTTCCTTATTCAAATGTGTGGCCAAGCAGCAATGTGTCATGGGTGTGAAACAGACCTACTGGAAGACTAAATGTCTTAAATGCTCCTGCTTTGGTGAGAGAGAAATGTGTGAGGATCATTGTCCCCCGGAAGATGTCATACAGAATTGCTTTTCCGATTACCATCAGGAAATGATGTCGAATGGTGAGACCTGGATGGAGGGTAGTTGTGTCAGTTGTTCATGTGATGAAGGCGACAAAAGATGTGTGACCCCGATATGTAAAAGCTTGGATTGTAAAAACATCATAACGGCTGAAGACGAATGTTGCCCACGTTGTGCTGAGGCAGGTGATGAAGAAGTGGAGGAAGACGTAAACGAAGTGGTATCTATGCCCGAAGAAGTGGAAAAAGAacctgcaatggagaaaaataCAAGTACCAAGGTCAATGCGACTCCTAGCTCGATTAGTTCCACCGTTAAGGAGACAATGGTTGATGAAGTATCAAACAGTGAAGCTGTAGCAGATCAGACAACATCATCGGCAGCAACTACGACACCAACCAGTTATGATGTTGATGGTAATACAACCCTGGATAAATCATCAACGGTGGAGTATGTAGAAAAGAACTATACGGCTGTGACTTTGTCCACAAACTCAGATCAGTCGACAGAATCTTCTAGTACCTTGGCTGCCAGCACATTCAACATCACCACAATTTCGAGTAGCTCTATGGAAACAACAGAAAAGACCCCAACCTCAGAGAATGTAGAAATTTCCACATCCACCATGACCGAAACCAGTGAAGCGTATAATTCTTCCACACAATCATCTTCCACACAAGATGAAAATGATACCACAACCGACAAATCAGAATCGGAAGGCCAATTGTCAAATGCCACATCATCTACCGAGACATATTCAACTCAAACTTCTACGGATAGCAGTTCAACGCCATTGGCAAATTCCAGCTTATATAACAGTGTCTCCACGTCAAACATTGAGAGTTCTACAGCAACCGAAAACACTGTTGCTGAAATGGAATCAGAGAAGGAGATTTCGTCATCGACAGCAAAAAGCACCACTCCAGATAATTCTAACTCCACCCAAACTTTAACAAAATCCACTTCAACCAATGAACAGGAAAACAGCTCTGCAGTATCCACTCATAAATATGCTCAGGAACCTGATGAAGAAACATCTACCGTTAACTCTACAACCGAGACCACCCTCAACACCTCAACCGAAAAGATCTCAACCAGCGTACCTTATACTCCTAGCCCAGCAAGCTCAACTCAGCCCTCAACTTCCTCACCATTAACCGAAACTGCACTCAACACGGGCACTGACAGATCTTCATCAACCACTCATGAAGTTCATgtaagcagcagcagcaccacaTCCTCAACATCAGCACCTGAGCTCTTGGAACCTCTGCGACAACGCGAAGCCTCTCCCTTCGAGGATGCCGATTTCATCAATCAAAGCACCCAACATCAAAGGCGTTCTGTTTTCGATGTAACCGATTATGCCATGATTGCCTTCGTCATTGGTACCCTACTCGTCATAGCTTTGTGCCTCATAGTACGCTGTACAAAAAATCGCAAGAAGATGTACTGCAGTATACCCAATTCGGAGACAAGCCTTAGTCAAAATTCCACTCACACTATGATGACGGTGTAG